The proteins below are encoded in one region of candidate division Zixibacteria bacterium HGW-Zixibacteria-1:
- a CDS encoding 30S ribosomal protein S16: protein MAVRIRLKRLGAKKRPTYRFVAADSRMPRDGRFVETLGFYNPIEKPATIKVFEDKMTYWLDHGAIPSDTVSSLLKQVGFLKKYDLQKKGEDVSGMTLAETITERPKKRKSKKATKSE, encoded by the coding sequence TTGGCAGTACGGATTAGGCTGAAGCGCTTGGGTGCGAAGAAACGACCGACCTACAGGTTTGTTGCGGCAGATTCTCGAATGCCCCGCGACGGAAGATTTGTGGAAACCCTGGGTTTTTATAACCCGATTGAAAAACCAGCCACGATAAAGGTCTTCGAGGATAAAATGACCTACTGGCTCGATCACGGGGCGATTCCCTCTGATACCGTCTCGAGCCTGCTTAAGCAGGTCGGGTTTCTGAAAAAATATGATTTGCAGAAAAAGGGAGAGGATGTCTCGGGAATGACCCTGGCGGAAACGATAACTGAGCGTCCCAAGAAGCGTAAGAGTAAGAAGGCAACTAAATCAGAATAA
- the rimM gene encoding 16S rRNA processing protein RimM has translation MNNKPDYIVVGRFGRPRGLSGEIYVIPISDNPERFKKEGTFWMESEAGWKKIEMESIQFVAGRPAMKITGIDSPEQAKLLTNIYLYIKGTDLDELPDGAYYHFDLVGCKVVDTGGRELGELTAVEEFPANDVWVIEDGDGKRRFFPAVKQFVKKVDIENKLIELNPPEGIFDSPDED, from the coding sequence TTGAACAATAAACCGGATTATATCGTCGTGGGCCGATTCGGTCGACCCCGGGGTTTATCCGGCGAAATATATGTAATCCCGATTTCCGATAATCCGGAGCGTTTCAAAAAAGAAGGAACGTTCTGGATGGAATCGGAAGCCGGCTGGAAGAAAATCGAAATGGAATCGATCCAGTTCGTTGCCGGAAGGCCGGCCATGAAGATAACAGGGATCGACAGTCCCGAACAGGCGAAGCTGCTGACCAACATTTACCTGTATATTAAAGGGACTGATCTGGATGAGCTGCCGGATGGAGCCTATTATCATTTCGACCTGGTCGGATGCAAGGTGGTCGATACCGGCGGCAGGGAGCTTGGGGAACTGACGGCTGTCGAGGAATTCCCCGCCAATGATGTCTGGGTGATTGAAGACGGAGATGGAAAACGAAGGTTTTTCCCGGCCGTGAAGCAGTTTGTGAAGAAAGTTGATATAGAGAATAAATTGATTGAATTAAATCCGCCGGAGGGCATTTTTGACTCACCGGATGAGGATTGA
- a CDS encoding thioredoxin-dependent thiol peroxidase has product MSDNIPAIGSKAPAFSLPNQDGKIVKLNVFTGKWVALYFYPKDNTPGCTTEACEFTDGLKSFEKLNAVVLGVSPDSPTSHQTFIEKQNLKITLLSDSDRKVMMQYGAFGTKKMYGKEVQGVIRSTYLIDPKGKIAYSWSNVKAAGHADKVKEKLAELAR; this is encoded by the coding sequence ATGTCAGATAATATACCGGCAATCGGAAGTAAGGCCCCGGCCTTTTCATTACCCAATCAGGACGGCAAAATCGTTAAATTAAATGTCTTCACCGGGAAATGGGTGGCTCTGTATTTTTACCCGAAAGATAACACTCCCGGCTGCACCACTGAAGCCTGCGAGTTCACTGACGGCCTCAAAAGTTTCGAGAAGCTCAATGCCGTCGTTCTCGGGGTTTCGCCCGATTCGCCCACAAGTCATCAGACATTTATAGAGAAGCAGAACCTCAAAATCACTTTATTGAGCGATTCCGACCGCAAGGTAATGATGCAATACGGCGCTTTCGGGACCAAGAAAATGTACGGCAAGGAAGTGCAGGGAGTAATTCGAAGCACTTACCTGATCGATCCGAAGGGGAAAATTGCTTATTCATGGAGCAATGTCAAAGCGGCCGGCCACGCCGACAAGGTCAAAGAGAAGCTGGCGGAACTGGCGAGATGA
- a CDS encoding RNA-binding protein: MKEFIVTIVKALVDNPDQVDLTEVQGARTTVYELRVGQGDLGKVIGKHGQTAKSIRTLIAAISAKKGKRAVLEILE, translated from the coding sequence GTGAAAGAGTTCATCGTTACTATCGTCAAAGCTCTGGTTGACAATCCTGATCAGGTGGACCTGACTGAAGTTCAGGGTGCGCGGACAACTGTTTACGAGCTTCGCGTCGGCCAAGGAGATCTCGGTAAGGTCATTGGCAAACATGGACAGACCGCCAAGTCGATTCGGACGCTGATTGCTGCTATTTCGGCCAAGAAAGGCAAAAGAGCAGTTTTGGAGATTCTGGAATAG
- a CDS encoding ribulose-phosphate 3-epimerase has product MLKIAPSILAADFGRLREQVKQAEAAGADMIHLDIIDGHFAPNISFGAAISKVSVEACSLPHDAHLMVTEPEDYIDDFLKLKVDYITFHLEIDGIRRDLGERRWVYVLGDRPDETRIMALIDKIRKGGAKPGLTLNPPTSIELVYPYLDKIDLLLLMSVNPGFAGQTFINNVYDKIRTAAKYRKDNDLQFEIMVDGGVGLDNAAELHKAGADILVSGSSFFKASDYTEFIRKIKG; this is encoded by the coding sequence ATGTTAAAAATCGCCCCATCCATTCTTGCCGCCGATTTCGGCCGTCTCCGCGAGCAGGTCAAACAGGCCGAAGCGGCCGGCGCCGATATGATCCACCTGGATATTATCGACGGCCATTTCGCGCCCAATATTTCATTCGGCGCGGCCATCTCGAAAGTTTCGGTGGAAGCCTGCTCACTGCCGCATGACGCGCATCTGATGGTGACCGAACCGGAGGATTATATCGATGACTTCCTTAAGCTTAAGGTTGACTATATTACGTTTCATCTCGAAATAGACGGTATCCGGCGGGATCTCGGCGAGCGCCGCTGGGTTTATGTGTTGGGCGACCGGCCGGATGAGACCAGAATCATGGCCCTGATCGACAAAATAAGAAAGGGCGGCGCCAAGCCGGGACTGACGCTTAATCCGCCCACCAGCATTGAATTGGTTTACCCCTATCTTGACAAAATTGACCTGTTGCTGTTGATGTCGGTCAATCCCGGTTTTGCCGGTCAGACCTTTATCAATAATGTTTATGATAAAATTCGAACGGCCGCCAAATATCGCAAAGACAACGACTTGCAATTTGAGATAATGGTTGATGGCGGGGTCGGGCTGGATAATGCCGCCGAGCTCCATAAAGCCGGCGCTGATATTCTGGTAAGCGGCTCTTCGTTTTTTAAGGCATCCGATTACACTGAATTTATTCGTAAAATAAAGGGTTAG
- a CDS encoding tRNA (guanosine(37)-N1)-methyltransferase TrmD, which translates to MRIEIVTLFPGWFDSVISQSIIGRGLENKLFDIRIIDLRDYAIDKHRTADDTPYGGGGGMVLKVEPLYACLKDLGCTGKSNQGEKILLTSAAGKKFTQEKAVGYSLLDRLIVICGHYLGVDERILALYEIEEVSIGDYVLTGGEAAAAVITDAVVRLIPGVLGNFESAMADSHSENILGAPVYTRPEEFQGLRVPEILLGGNHRLIEEYRRKEAIKKTFENRPELLDEIELDKNDIEYIEKLKKNEKNS; encoded by the coding sequence ATGAGGATTGAGATTGTAACTCTCTTTCCGGGCTGGTTCGATTCGGTCATCAGCCAGTCGATTATCGGCCGCGGGTTGGAGAATAAGCTCTTTGACATACGAATCATCGATCTGCGGGATTATGCTATCGATAAACATCGCACCGCCGATGATACGCCGTACGGCGGCGGCGGTGGCATGGTCCTCAAAGTCGAACCGCTTTATGCCTGCCTGAAGGACCTCGGGTGCACCGGCAAATCGAACCAGGGCGAAAAGATTCTTCTCACCTCGGCGGCCGGGAAGAAGTTCACACAGGAAAAGGCGGTCGGATACTCGCTGCTTGATCGGCTGATTGTAATATGCGGCCACTATCTCGGTGTTGATGAAAGAATTCTGGCGCTTTACGAGATAGAAGAAGTTTCGATCGGCGATTATGTCCTGACCGGCGGCGAAGCGGCGGCCGCGGTTATTACCGATGCCGTGGTGCGGCTGATCCCCGGTGTGCTGGGCAATTTCGAATCGGCCATGGCCGACTCGCACAGCGAGAATATTCTCGGCGCCCCGGTCTATACCCGGCCGGAAGAGTTTCAAGGATTAAGGGTCCCGGAAATTCTGCTGGGCGGGAACCACAGATTGATTGAGGAGTACAGAAGGAAAGAAGCGATAAAGAAAACATTTGAGAACCGTCCCGAACTGCTGGACGAGATAGAACTGGATAAAAACGATATAGAATATATTGAGAAACTAAAGAAAAACGAAAAGAACAGCTAA
- a CDS encoding signal recognition particle protein, which yields MFGELVDKFDGIFKKLRGAGKLTEKNIQDSLREVRRALLEADVNYKVVKDFVKSVEQAAVGEVVLKSIEPGQQIVKIVHDELVRVLGEQAVPLAPIDKSPTVYMLCGLQGSGKTTLAGKLALQAKRKNKKPLLVAADIYRPAAVKQLKVLGESIEVEVFSLDGKKPPEICLEAKKYAQKNFIDLIILDTAGRLHIDEELMTELDQIKAKVSPDEMLLVADSMTGQDAVNLAEQFHKRLDLTGVVLTKMDGDARGGAAISIRRVTGCPIKMVSTGEKLSDLEPFHPDRMASRILGMGDIVTLVEKAQSSINLEQAEKLEKKLRKNAFTLEDFYDQMQQLKNMGPLESLIGMIPGIGKALKGVQIDERGMRKVEAIIQSMTPYERQNPQVIDGSRKSRIAAGSGNSVQNVNLLLKQFAAMQKMIKNVNKFKIKGLPKGANPFQM from the coding sequence ATGTTTGGTGAGTTAGTAGATAAATTTGACGGCATTTTCAAGAAGCTTCGCGGCGCCGGGAAGTTGACGGAGAAGAACATCCAGGATTCGCTCCGTGAAGTTCGCCGGGCGCTTCTTGAGGCGGATGTCAATTATAAAGTCGTCAAGGATTTTGTCAAATCGGTCGAGCAGGCCGCAGTCGGCGAAGTCGTTCTTAAGTCGATCGAACCGGGTCAGCAGATTGTCAAAATTGTCCATGATGAACTGGTTCGGGTGCTTGGTGAACAAGCGGTCCCCCTGGCGCCGATCGATAAGTCGCCAACCGTGTATATGCTCTGCGGTTTGCAGGGTTCCGGCAAGACGACTCTGGCCGGCAAACTGGCGCTTCAGGCCAAACGCAAAAACAAAAAGCCGCTTCTGGTCGCGGCCGATATTTACCGCCCGGCCGCGGTCAAACAGCTGAAAGTGCTGGGCGAATCGATTGAGGTCGAGGTTTTCAGCCTTGACGGCAAGAAGCCGCCCGAGATTTGCCTTGAAGCCAAAAAATATGCGCAGAAGAATTTTATTGACCTGATCATTCTCGATACCGCCGGCCGCCTGCATATCGATGAAGAACTGATGACCGAACTGGATCAGATCAAGGCCAAAGTTTCGCCCGATGAGATGCTTCTCGTGGCCGACTCCATGACTGGCCAGGATGCGGTCAATCTGGCCGAGCAGTTTCATAAACGACTGGACCTGACCGGCGTGGTCCTGACCAAGATGGATGGTGATGCCCGCGGCGGCGCGGCCATCTCGATTCGAAGGGTCACCGGCTGCCCGATCAAGATGGTTTCGACCGGCGAGAAGTTGTCCGACCTCGAACCGTTCCATCCGGATCGGATGGCGTCGCGAATTCTGGGCATGGGCGATATCGTGACGCTGGTCGAGAAAGCGCAAAGTTCGATTAATCTCGAACAAGCCGAGAAGCTGGAAAAGAAGCTCCGCAAAAACGCTTTTACACTAGAGGATTTTTACGATCAGATGCAGCAGCTCAAAAATATGGGGCCGCTGGAGTCATTGATCGGCATGATTCCCGGGATCGGAAAGGCCCTCAAAGGCGTACAAATAGATGAGAGAGGAATGCGGAAAGTCGAGGCGATAATTCAATCGATGACCCCGTATGAGAGGCAGAATCCGCAGGTAATCGACGGCAGTCGTAAGAGCCGTATTGCCGCCGGATCGGGCAATTCGGTCCAGAATGTCAACCTGCTCCTGAAACAGTTTGCCGCTATGCAAAAAATGATAAAGAACGTAAATAAATTCAAAATTAAAGGTCTGCCGAAAGGGGCTAACCCTTTCCAGATGTGA
- a CDS encoding DUF885 domain-containing protein, translating to MRHNYFIFLLFLAAALLSCAQPLSEDVRFEQLANRYIEKMIEMNPEWATELGDHRYDHRLNDYSMENIAKNMTHDLAYLDSLKTFDPAKLNDTNKIDYALLVDGIKAGIFDDDTVRAYEWAPGRYNPGGAIYTLLINDFAPLAERLKSVKGRLQAVPGLLEQAKTNLKNPPKIQTETALIQIKGTINLVKNDLNAWLDSVPEMKAEIEPVQKEAVAALETYAEWLAKDLLPRSNGDFRIGEDMYRRKMHHRLQTDLTMEDILRMAEEEMVATQEEIYQTALPLYKQYFPKKSDSKSLADRKKVVKAVLDRMAEDHPDAGNIVECATACLKEAEDFVRDKELVTLPGEPVEVVIMPEFERGFAVAYCESPGPLEKGQKTFYSISPPPSDWDANQVTSYFREYNNTMLYDLTVHEAMPGHYLQAAHANQFKAPTLVRVIYGSGPFSEGWATYSEQVMVAAGFGGPELKMQMLKMRLRMLINAIIDRKIHTAGMTEQEAMDMMMNEGYQEQGEAAGKWRRACLSSVQLSSYYVGNIEINRIRKDYQAKMGDRFNMKEFHDKLLSYGTPPPKYVRQMMGI from the coding sequence ATGAGGCACAATTATTTTATCTTCTTATTATTCCTGGCAGCGGCGCTGTTATCCTGCGCCCAGCCCTTAAGCGAGGACGTCCGGTTTGAACAACTGGCCAACCGCTATATCGAAAAAATGATCGAAATGAATCCCGAGTGGGCCACCGAACTCGGCGACCACCGCTATGACCACCGGCTGAATGATTACAGCATGGAAAATATCGCGAAGAATATGACTCACGATCTTGCCTATCTGGATTCGTTAAAGACCTTCGATCCCGCAAAATTGAACGATACCAACAAAATCGACTATGCTCTGCTGGTCGATGGAATAAAAGCAGGAATTTTCGATGATGATACGGTTCGGGCCTACGAATGGGCTCCCGGCCGCTACAATCCGGGTGGAGCTATCTACACCCTGTTGATTAATGACTTTGCGCCGCTGGCCGAACGGCTCAAGAGTGTCAAGGGGCGACTTCAGGCTGTCCCCGGATTACTGGAACAGGCCAAGACCAATCTGAAAAATCCGCCGAAAATCCAGACCGAAACCGCCCTGATACAGATAAAAGGAACCATCAATCTGGTCAAAAATGACCTCAATGCCTGGCTGGACTCTGTCCCTGAGATGAAGGCGGAAATAGAACCGGTGCAAAAAGAAGCCGTGGCGGCATTGGAGACTTATGCCGAATGGCTCGCAAAGGATCTTCTGCCGCGCTCGAACGGCGATTTCCGGATAGGCGAGGATATGTACCGCCGCAAGATGCATCACCGGCTCCAAACCGATCTGACCATGGAAGATATTCTCCGGATGGCCGAGGAGGAAATGGTTGCCACCCAGGAAGAGATTTATCAAACAGCTCTGCCGCTGTACAAACAGTATTTCCCCAAAAAGAGCGATTCGAAAAGCCTGGCCGACCGGAAAAAAGTGGTCAAGGCGGTTCTTGACCGAATGGCCGAGGATCACCCCGATGCCGGCAATATTGTCGAGTGCGCCACCGCCTGCCTGAAGGAAGCGGAAGACTTTGTCCGCGATAAAGAACTGGTGACATTGCCGGGTGAGCCGGTCGAGGTGGTCATCATGCCGGAATTCGAGCGCGGTTTTGCAGTCGCCTATTGCGAATCGCCGGGACCGCTCGAAAAGGGGCAGAAGACATTCTATTCCATCTCGCCGCCGCCGTCCGACTGGGATGCGAATCAGGTGACCTCATATTTCCGCGAGTACAATAACACCATGCTTTATGACCTGACGGTGCATGAGGCCATGCCGGGGCATTACCTGCAGGCGGCCCACGCCAACCAGTTCAAGGCGCCCACGCTGGTGCGCGTCATCTACGGATCCGGGCCGTTTTCCGAAGGCTGGGCGACCTACTCCGAGCAGGTGATGGTGGCCGCAGGTTTCGGCGGGCCGGAACTGAAAATGCAGATGCTCAAGATGCGCCTGCGGATGCTTATCAACGCCATCATCGACCGGAAAATTCATACCGCCGGCATGACCGAACAGGAAGCGATGGATATGATGATGAACGAGGGCTACCAGGAGCAGGGCGAAGCGGCCGGGAAATGGCGCCGTGCCTGTCTGTCGTCGGTGCAGCTATCATCGTACTATGTCGGTAATATCGAGATCAACCGGATCAGGAAAGACTACCAGGCGAAGATGGGCGACCGATTCAACATGAAGGAGTTCCACGACAAATTGTTGTCCTACGGCACCCCGCCCCCGAAATACGTCCGGCAGATGATGGGGATATAG